Proteins found in one Actinokineospora alba genomic segment:
- a CDS encoding TPM domain-containing protein: MPFARVLTVVAFLVLICLPGVASADPPSRLANQITDTAQALDAGERSEVQAAIDKLYESRKLRLWVVFVPDFDGQAAASWAQRTATLSALGDRDVVLAVATVDREYNLFSAGLPQEISDAEFENLLVDGIEPALRTQNWAGAAVAAASGLDTAAGASASGRGLLIGGAAIAAGLGGVYVYTRVRKRSRVKASIEAARDVDPLDTAALGALPVEALDQRSKDLLVELDNALRTSAEELELARGEFGADQTRPFAEAFDTAKAALAQAFTLRQRLDDKIPETPQQRRDLLVDIISGCGAADRELDAQVAEFDGMRDLLINAPQRLDALTQEMVTLSSRLPESTATLERLVGEFPAPTLAPVRDNVTHAKERLDFADRNITEGRSFVARPAGQQGPAVAAIRAAEGAVGQARTLLDAVDSAADNIRHAIATLPAALEEARADLAAAGDLAAHGGEDLASARAAAADALTRAEAAQGSNPLGSFTEIAAADVELDKAIAAAATEKQRVERLREQLDQAMTAASAQVTAAGDFISTRRGAVEAEARTRLSEAQRHLDEAGRLRESDPSTALQHAQTAADLGARAARAAEADVREWERRNAPQSPFGGTSGAILGGIMLNSVLRGGGGGGGGYSPGSFGGSSSSRRIGGGGRF; this comes from the coding sequence ATGCCGTTCGCCCGGGTGTTGACCGTCGTGGCCTTCCTAGTCCTGATCTGCCTGCCCGGGGTGGCGTCGGCCGACCCGCCGTCGCGGCTGGCGAACCAGATCACCGACACGGCGCAAGCGCTGGACGCCGGTGAGCGGTCCGAGGTGCAGGCGGCGATCGACAAGCTCTACGAGTCGCGCAAGCTGCGCCTGTGGGTGGTGTTCGTGCCCGACTTCGACGGCCAGGCCGCCGCTTCGTGGGCCCAGCGCACCGCCACGCTCAGCGCCCTGGGCGACCGTGATGTCGTGCTCGCTGTCGCCACCGTGGACCGCGAGTACAACCTGTTCTCCGCCGGGCTGCCCCAGGAGATCAGCGACGCCGAGTTCGAGAACCTGCTGGTCGACGGCATCGAACCGGCACTGCGCACCCAGAACTGGGCCGGTGCGGCCGTCGCCGCCGCGTCCGGGCTCGACACCGCCGCCGGAGCGTCGGCCTCGGGCCGCGGTCTGCTGATCGGCGGCGCCGCGATCGCCGCGGGCCTCGGCGGGGTGTACGTCTACACCCGGGTTCGGAAGCGGTCGCGGGTCAAGGCGAGCATCGAGGCCGCCCGCGACGTCGACCCGCTCGACACGGCGGCGTTGGGCGCGCTGCCGGTGGAGGCACTCGACCAGCGGTCCAAGGATCTGCTGGTCGAGTTGGACAACGCCCTGCGCACCAGCGCGGAGGAGCTGGAACTGGCCCGCGGCGAGTTCGGCGCCGACCAGACGCGTCCGTTCGCCGAAGCGTTCGACACCGCGAAGGCCGCCCTGGCCCAGGCGTTCACCCTCCGGCAGCGGCTCGACGACAAGATCCCCGAGACCCCGCAGCAGCGGCGGGACCTGCTGGTCGACATCATCAGCGGCTGCGGCGCGGCCGACCGCGAGCTCGACGCCCAGGTCGCCGAGTTCGACGGCATGCGCGACCTGCTGATCAACGCCCCGCAGCGGCTCGACGCGCTGACCCAGGAGATGGTCACCCTGAGCAGCAGGCTGCCGGAATCGACGGCCACGCTGGAGCGGCTCGTCGGCGAGTTCCCGGCTCCGACCCTGGCCCCGGTGCGCGACAACGTCACCCACGCGAAGGAGCGGCTCGACTTCGCCGACCGCAACATCACCGAGGGCCGCTCGTTCGTCGCTCGCCCCGCGGGCCAGCAAGGCCCCGCCGTCGCCGCGATCCGCGCGGCCGAGGGCGCCGTCGGCCAGGCCCGCACCCTCCTCGACGCGGTCGACAGCGCCGCCGACAACATCCGCCACGCCATCGCCACGCTGCCCGCCGCGTTGGAGGAGGCCCGAGCCGACCTCGCCGCCGCGGGCGACTTGGCCGCCCACGGCGGCGAGGACTTGGCCTCAGCGCGCGCTGCTGCCGCGGACGCACTGACCCGCGCCGAGGCCGCGCAGGGCAGCAACCCGCTTGGCAGCTTCACCGAGATCGCGGCGGCGGACGTCGAACTCGACAAGGCCATCGCCGCGGCCGCCACCGAGAAGCAACGCGTCGAACGCCTCCGCGAACAGCTCGACCAGGCGATGACCGCCGCGTCCGCCCAGGTCACCGCCGCGGGCGACTTCATCTCGACCCGCCGAGGTGCCGTAGAGGCCGAAGCGCGCACGCGGTTGTCGGAGGCCCAGCGCCACCTCGACGAGGCCGGCCGGTTGCGCGAATCGGACCCGTCGACGGCCCTCCAACACGCGCAGACCGCGGCCGACCTGGGTGCTCGGGCCGCGCGGGCGGCGGAGGCGGACGTCCGCGAATGGGAGCGCCGCAACGCGCCGCAGTCGCCGTTCGGTGGGACGTCGGGGGCGATCTTGGGCGGGATTATGCTGAACAGCGTGCTGCGGGGCGGTGGGGGCGGTGGTGGTGGCTACAGCCCTGGGTCGTTCGGCGGGTCCAGCAGCTCCCGCCGCATCGGCGGTGGGGGCCGGTTCTAG
- a CDS encoding glycosyltransferase family 39 protein has translation MITQLRLSRPVVAALAPAAVYLAVRLTGLLMLAVFAEFHDEKLTDILRAWDGNWYLTIAENGYERVPKEFVDAFGNHTTHTAMAFFPGFPFILRAVAAATGTSQFAAALIVNVVAGIAAAYAIARIGRRLTGGGGLLLVALWAGAPMAITLSMTYTEALFTAFAAWALVSVLERHWVEAGCYAVGAGLIRPTATVIVGVVCLAALLALRTERRWEVVVGGLLAPLGLVGYWGYVAAQTGKLGGWWQIQREGWNSQFDWGVSSFSFATRILADGQVVMDLLIVLILLGAVALTAVSALSGRVPWPLVLYGAGIVAVTIGSDGMMASKPRMLVPAFVLLIPIAVALAGRSRVTKLAWTTTFVLFGSWFSAYSLTAWHYTI, from the coding sequence ATGATCACCCAGCTCCGGCTGTCGAGACCGGTGGTCGCGGCCCTGGCGCCCGCCGCGGTGTACCTCGCCGTCCGGCTCACCGGGCTGCTGATGCTCGCCGTGTTCGCCGAGTTCCACGACGAGAAGCTGACGGACATCCTGCGGGCGTGGGACGGGAACTGGTACCTGACGATCGCCGAGAACGGCTACGAGCGGGTGCCGAAGGAGTTCGTCGACGCCTTCGGCAACCACACGACGCACACCGCGATGGCGTTCTTCCCGGGATTCCCGTTCATCCTGCGCGCGGTCGCCGCGGCCACCGGGACCAGCCAGTTCGCCGCGGCCCTGATCGTCAACGTCGTCGCGGGCATCGCCGCCGCCTACGCCATCGCCCGGATCGGACGGAGGCTCACGGGTGGCGGAGGTCTCCTGCTGGTCGCCCTGTGGGCCGGGGCGCCCATGGCGATCACCCTGTCGATGACGTACACCGAAGCCCTGTTCACCGCGTTCGCCGCGTGGGCGCTGGTGTCGGTCCTGGAGCGGCACTGGGTGGAGGCGGGCTGCTACGCGGTCGGCGCGGGCCTGATCCGCCCCACCGCCACCGTCATCGTGGGCGTGGTGTGCCTGGCGGCGCTCCTGGCGCTGCGGACCGAACGGCGGTGGGAGGTCGTGGTCGGCGGTCTGCTCGCCCCACTGGGCCTGGTCGGCTACTGGGGCTACGTCGCCGCCCAGACCGGGAAGCTCGGTGGCTGGTGGCAGATCCAGCGGGAGGGCTGGAACTCCCAGTTCGACTGGGGGGTGTCGAGCTTCTCCTTCGCCACCCGCATCCTGGCCGACGGCCAGGTGGTGATGGACCTGCTGATCGTGCTGATCCTGCTGGGCGCGGTGGCGCTGACGGCGGTGAGCGCGCTCAGCGGGCGGGTGCCGTGGCCGCTGGTCCTGTATGGGGCGGGGATCGTGGCGGTGACGATCGGGTCGGACGGGATGATGGCGTCGAAACCCCGGATGCTGGTGCCCGCGTTCGTGCTGCTCATCCCGATCGCGGTGGCCTTGGCCGGCCGGTCGAGGGTGACGAAGCTGGCGTGGACGACCACCTTCGTCCTGTTCGGCTCCTGGTTCAGCGCGTACAGCCTCACGGCGTGGCACTACACGATCTAG
- a CDS encoding nuclear transport factor 2 family protein gives MPNLDHTESLRAAERRLQSAQLASDVTALDELIDDAAWFTGPDGKLYTKQDDLSAHETGHQVLSRLDEEDLRVLATEHSGVTWFLGTLEGAVGGQALTARLRYTRTWRRDEQTGWKIIAAHATFLV, from the coding sequence ATGCCGAACCTCGACCACACCGAAAGCCTCCGTGCCGCCGAGCGGCGCCTCCAGAGCGCCCAGTTGGCCTCCGATGTGACCGCGTTGGACGAACTGATCGACGACGCCGCATGGTTCACGGGCCCGGACGGAAAGCTCTACACCAAACAGGACGACCTGAGCGCGCACGAAACCGGCCACCAGGTGCTGAGCCGCCTCGACGAGGAGGACCTGCGGGTGCTGGCCACCGAACACAGCGGTGTCACCTGGTTCCTCGGGACCCTGGAAGGCGCTGTCGGCGGCCAAGCGCTGACCGCCCGACTGCGCTACACCCGCACCTGGAGGCGGGACGAGCAGACGGGCTGGAAGATCATCGCGGCCCACGCCACCTTCCTGGTTTGA
- a CDS encoding S1C family serine protease has translation MNQYPPLYTHPQPPRGRVKRGAVALVAASVLGAGALGGVAGALIGTDHPSSLHPTIAQNASGNTPTDITATVAKVMPSVVQVGVRTVNSQGVGSGVILSADGRILTNNHVVAGAREIMVTFADGKTAQAEVLGADPGADLALLQAKDVSGLTPATLGDSGDLKVGDEVIAIGSPAGLQGTVTTGIVSALDRDVSIPNRGSQGASYKAIQTDASINQGNSGGPLFDTAGRVIGINSAIYSPVSGTDGSAGSVGIGFSIPIDAVKSVLEKIE, from the coding sequence ATGAACCAGTACCCGCCGCTCTACACCCACCCCCAGCCGCCGCGTGGCCGCGTCAAGCGCGGCGCGGTCGCCCTCGTCGCCGCGTCCGTGCTGGGCGCGGGCGCCCTCGGCGGCGTGGCGGGCGCGCTGATCGGGACCGACCACCCCTCCTCGCTGCACCCGACCATCGCCCAGAACGCGTCGGGCAACACACCCACCGACATCACGGCGACGGTCGCCAAGGTGATGCCGAGTGTCGTGCAAGTCGGTGTGCGGACCGTGAACTCCCAAGGCGTCGGGTCCGGCGTCATCCTCAGTGCCGACGGACGCATCCTGACCAACAACCACGTGGTCGCGGGCGCCCGCGAGATCATGGTGACCTTCGCCGACGGCAAGACCGCCCAGGCCGAGGTGCTCGGCGCCGACCCGGGCGCTGATCTCGCGCTGCTGCAAGCCAAAGACGTCTCCGGACTCACCCCGGCGACCCTGGGCGACTCCGGCGACCTGAAGGTCGGCGACGAGGTCATCGCGATCGGCTCGCCCGCCGGTCTACAAGGGACGGTCACGACCGGCATCGTCAGCGCCCTCGACCGTGACGTGTCGATCCCCAACCGGGGCTCGCAAGGCGCTTCGTACAAGGCGATCCAGACCGACGCGTCGATCAACCAGGGCAACTCCGGCGGCCCGCTGTTCGACACCGCGGGTCGGGTCATCGGGATCAACTCGGCGATCTACTCCCCCGTCTCCGGCACCGACGGATCGGCCGGGAGCGTGGGCATCGGGTTCAGCATCCCGATCGACGCGGTGAAGTCCGTGCTGGAGAAGATCGAGTGA
- a CDS encoding CoA-acylating methylmalonate-semialdehyde dehydrogenase, with the protein MRRISHWIDGKPWSGDTDRFGEVFDPATGQVAAHVDFAGSTEIEAAVSAARTASVEWRDASLAARTSVLFGFRELLNARKRELVDLVTAEHGKVTDDAAGEVQRAMEAVEFACGVPTLLKGGYSENVSTRVDVYSLRQPLGVVGVISPFNFPAMVPLWFVPNALACGNTVVLKPSEKDPSAAYFIAELFAEAGLPDGALNVLHGDKVAVDGLLEHRDVRAISFVGSTPIARYVYETGTRHGKRVQALGGAKNHMVVLPDSDLDLAADAAVSAGFGSAGERCMAVSVVVAVDPVGDDLVGRIRERIAKLKVGDGRRPGCEMGPLVTAAHRDKVTSYVDSGTGEGAELVVDGREHEIDGEPEGFWLGPTLFDHVEPGMALYQDEIFGPVLSVVRVPTYEDAVELVNANPYGNGTAIFTNDGGAARRFQHEVEIGMVGVNVPIPVPVGYYSFGGWKDSLFGDTHAYGPDGIHFFTRTKVVTSRWLDPSHGGVNLGFPRNV; encoded by the coding sequence ATGCGCAGGATCAGCCACTGGATCGATGGCAAGCCGTGGTCGGGCGACACCGACCGCTTCGGCGAGGTCTTCGACCCGGCGACCGGACAGGTCGCCGCCCACGTCGATTTCGCGGGGTCCACGGAGATCGAGGCGGCCGTCTCGGCGGCGCGCACGGCCTCCGTGGAATGGCGGGACGCCTCGCTGGCGGCTCGAACGTCTGTCCTTTTCGGATTTCGCGAACTGCTCAACGCCCGGAAGCGGGAGCTGGTCGATCTGGTCACGGCCGAACACGGCAAGGTGACCGACGACGCGGCGGGCGAAGTGCAGCGCGCGATGGAGGCGGTCGAGTTCGCCTGCGGGGTGCCCACCCTCCTCAAAGGCGGGTACAGCGAGAACGTCTCCACCCGGGTCGACGTGTACTCGCTGCGCCAGCCGCTGGGCGTGGTCGGGGTGATCTCGCCGTTCAACTTCCCGGCGATGGTGCCGCTGTGGTTTGTGCCGAACGCCTTGGCGTGCGGCAACACCGTGGTCCTCAAGCCGAGTGAGAAGGACCCGTCGGCGGCCTACTTCATCGCCGAGCTGTTCGCCGAGGCCGGTCTGCCCGACGGCGCGCTGAACGTGCTGCACGGCGACAAGGTCGCGGTCGACGGCCTGCTCGAACACCGCGACGTGCGGGCGATCTCGTTCGTCGGCTCGACCCCGATCGCCCGCTACGTCTACGAAACCGGGACCCGGCACGGCAAGCGCGTGCAGGCGTTGGGCGGGGCCAAGAACCACATGGTCGTGCTGCCCGACTCCGACCTCGATCTCGCCGCGGACGCGGCCGTGTCGGCGGGCTTCGGGTCGGCGGGGGAGCGGTGCATGGCCGTGTCGGTCGTCGTCGCCGTCGACCCCGTGGGCGACGATCTCGTGGGGCGCATCCGCGAACGGATCGCGAAACTGAAGGTCGGCGACGGCAGGCGGCCTGGCTGTGAGATGGGTCCGCTGGTCACCGCGGCCCATCGGGACAAGGTGACGTCCTATGTGGACAGCGGAACCGGCGAAGGCGCCGAGTTGGTCGTCGACGGCCGTGAGCACGAGATCGATGGCGAACCCGAGGGATTCTGGCTCGGGCCGACATTGTTCGACCATGTCGAACCGGGAATGGCGCTCTACCAAGACGAGATCTTCGGTCCAGTGCTGTCCGTGGTCCGCGTCCCGACCTATGAGGACGCTGTCGAGCTGGTCAACGCCAACCCGTATGGCAACGGGACGGCGATCTTCACCAACGACGGCGGCGCGGCCCGGCGGTTCCAGCACGAGGTGGAGATCGGCATGGTCGGCGTGAACGTGCCGATCCCGGTGCCCGTGGGCTACTACTCGTTCGGCGGCTGGAAAGACTCCCTCTTCGGCGACACCCACGCCTACGGCCCCGACGGCATCCACTTCTTCACCAGGACGAAAGTGGTCACCAGTCGGTGGCTCGATCCCTCACACGGCGGCGTCAACCTCGGTTTTCCGCGCAACGTGTAG
- a CDS encoding SRPBCC family protein, translating to MTPVQKSIIVKATQERAFTVFATKMGTWWPADHHIGDGAFADIVIEPKPGGGWFERGQDGAECDWGSVLAYDPHDRFVLTWNLQGDWTYDPDTARASEVEVRFIPEGPDTTRVELEHRHLERHGEAGEDIQTAVDSERGWPLILTQFADATVA from the coding sequence GTGACGCCGGTCCAGAAGTCGATCATCGTGAAGGCCACGCAGGAGCGCGCGTTCACCGTGTTCGCCACGAAGATGGGCACGTGGTGGCCCGCCGACCACCACATCGGTGACGGCGCTTTCGCCGACATCGTCATCGAACCCAAACCCGGCGGCGGCTGGTTCGAACGCGGCCAGGACGGCGCCGAATGCGACTGGGGCTCGGTGCTCGCCTACGACCCGCACGACCGTTTCGTCCTGACCTGGAACCTGCAGGGCGACTGGACGTACGACCCGGATACGGCCCGCGCCAGCGAGGTCGAGGTGCGCTTCATCCCCGAGGGCCCGGACACGACCCGCGTGGAACTCGAACACCGCCACCTCGAACGCCACGGCGAAGCAGGCGAAGACATCCAAACCGCAGTCGACTCCGAACGCGGCTGGCCCCTCATCCTGACCCAGTTCGCCGACGCCACGGTGGCCTGA
- a CDS encoding nuclear transport factor 2 family protein, which produces MTTDQTTATWRAAAENADADAVRPLLAPTVTVISPLTARFRFTGPDQVSAMMAAAFTVISDIKFHTEVGDDSTRALFFHGRCGREELEEAQLLRFDENGLITELTLFGRPLPAATEIMGKIGPLLLRKQGRPAIARLVSVLSKPLAVVTRLGEKHIVPMADPARAKS; this is translated from the coding sequence ATGACCACCGACCAGACCACAGCCACCTGGCGCGCGGCAGCCGAAAACGCCGACGCTGACGCGGTTCGGCCACTGCTCGCCCCGACCGTCACGGTCATCTCGCCGCTGACCGCCCGATTCCGCTTCACCGGCCCCGACCAGGTCTCCGCGATGATGGCCGCCGCTTTCACGGTGATCAGCGACATCAAGTTCCACACCGAGGTGGGCGACGATTCGACTCGCGCTCTGTTCTTTCATGGGCGTTGTGGGCGGGAGGAACTGGAGGAGGCACAGCTGCTTCGGTTCGACGAGAACGGGCTGATCACCGAGCTGACCCTGTTCGGCAGGCCGCTGCCGGCGGCGACGGAGATCATGGGGAAGATCGGACCGCTGTTGTTGCGCAAGCAGGGCAGGCCCGCCATCGCCCGACTGGTGTCGGTGCTGAGCAAGCCACTGGCGGTCGTCACCCGACTCGGTGAGAAACACATCGTGCCGATGGCCGACCCGGCCCGCGCCAAGTCCTGA
- a CDS encoding DUF6973 domain-containing protein, protein MATWSEIKQWQPDVIGQIGDQLAAQTKLVVGLQDELDGAKPAEWSGEAAEAADSDLRARRQALEELAARLSAAVKVIDDAELSVRELVRGVEATEDHATRNGYRIENGEVVKTEHATGLLTAAILQVEVQALLAQAAMIDTDLNSVLKRILSGEIDDAGATTLEAAAEAGEDRVVDEQRHRELLAKYQVKTDGMTTWPSGLTGWLAERAGFNKERITEAEAKLLDDLQSRKGLMGLKEFAEIRQTALHTAEGKFEGKGLTDGHADAFRHAYWNALMTQRYGEQWAGEFATAHERNPSSHHVPVGMDLHNNEVGRQIASANPDASPEELATLVEQAVKDGRMVIIDKNDTLVPSNEANPGETRDTRSNPWPTDNPDRGNDRDPGKPSATPDQY, encoded by the coding sequence ATGGCCACGTGGTCCGAGATCAAGCAGTGGCAGCCCGACGTCATCGGGCAGATCGGTGACCAGCTCGCCGCGCAGACGAAGCTGGTCGTCGGCCTGCAGGACGAGCTCGACGGTGCGAAGCCGGCCGAGTGGTCCGGGGAGGCGGCGGAAGCCGCCGACAGTGACCTGCGCGCGCGTCGCCAAGCGCTGGAGGAACTCGCCGCCCGACTGTCCGCGGCGGTGAAGGTCATCGATGACGCCGAGCTGTCCGTGCGGGAGCTGGTCCGCGGCGTGGAGGCGACGGAGGACCACGCGACGAGGAACGGCTACCGGATCGAGAACGGCGAGGTCGTCAAGACCGAACACGCCACTGGACTCCTCACCGCCGCGATCCTGCAGGTGGAGGTGCAGGCCCTCTTGGCCCAAGCGGCCATGATCGACACCGATCTGAATTCCGTGCTCAAGCGCATCTTGTCCGGCGAGATCGACGACGCGGGAGCCACGACGCTGGAAGCAGCCGCGGAAGCGGGCGAGGACCGTGTCGTCGACGAGCAACGCCACCGCGAGCTGCTGGCGAAGTACCAGGTCAAGACCGACGGCATGACGACGTGGCCAAGCGGACTGACCGGCTGGCTCGCCGAACGGGCGGGCTTCAACAAGGAACGGATCACCGAGGCCGAGGCGAAGCTGCTCGACGATCTCCAGTCGCGCAAAGGACTTATGGGACTCAAGGAGTTCGCCGAGATCCGGCAAACCGCCCTGCACACCGCGGAAGGCAAGTTCGAGGGCAAGGGCTTGACCGACGGGCACGCGGACGCCTTCCGACACGCCTACTGGAACGCGCTGATGACACAGCGGTACGGCGAGCAGTGGGCGGGCGAGTTCGCCACCGCCCACGAACGCAATCCGTCGAGTCACCACGTCCCGGTGGGCATGGACTTGCACAACAACGAAGTCGGCCGCCAGATCGCGAGCGCCAACCCGGACGCCAGCCCCGAGGAACTCGCGACGCTGGTCGAGCAGGCGGTCAAGGACGGCCGAATGGTGATCATCGACAAGAACGACACGCTGGTGCCGTCCAACGAGGCCAACCCGGGCGAGACCCGGGACACCAGAAGCAACCCTTGGCCGACCGACAACCCCGACCGCGGCAACGACCGCGATCCCGGCAAGCCGTCGGCGACCCCGGACCAGTACTGA
- a CDS encoding ArsR/SmtB family transcription factor: MVTYQAAFAALTDPTRRAVFELLVERPRAVGELAAELPVSRPAVSQHLKVLKDAGLVVDHAEGTRRRYRVDPAGVAALRGYLDQLWDKALAAFAAAVEEEK, from the coding sequence GTGGTGACTTACCAAGCAGCCTTCGCGGCCCTCACCGACCCGACCCGGCGGGCGGTGTTCGAACTGCTCGTAGAGCGGCCGCGCGCGGTGGGCGAACTGGCGGCCGAGCTGCCGGTGAGCAGGCCCGCGGTGTCGCAGCACCTCAAGGTGCTCAAGGACGCGGGCTTGGTCGTCGACCACGCCGAGGGCACCCGCAGGCGCTACCGGGTCGACCCGGCGGGCGTCGCGGCGTTGCGTGGTTATCTCGATCAGTTGTGGGACAAGGCATTGGCGGCCTTCGCGGCCGCTGTCGAGGAGGAGAAGTGA
- a CDS encoding aspartate aminotransferase family protein gives MADLEQNQLIDRHRAVLPSWLALYYDEPIELVRAEGRRVTDSTGATYLDFFAGILTNAIGYDVAEISDAIRRQLDTGVLHTSTLYLIRGQVELAEKIAKLSGIPDAKVFFTNSGTEANETALMLATQFRRSNQVLAIRNSYHGRAFATVGITGNRGWSASSLSPVKVSYAQGGYRYRSPFGQLSDVDYIRACADDLREVLQTTTSGDVACMIAEPIQGVGGFCVPPDGLFKAYKEILDEYGILLVSDEVQTGWGRTGEHFWGMQAHGVMPDMMTFAKGLGNGLAIGGLVARPDVMDCLTANSISTFGGNPVATAGANAVLDYILDNDLQANAAKLGLRLSEGLHDIATRNPLVGDVRGKGLMIGIEFVVPGGKDPNPKAAVRVLEETRARGLLVGKGGLHNNVIRLAPPMTLTEDEVDEALDVLGESIAAVPGGVS, from the coding sequence ATGGCCGACCTCGAGCAGAACCAGCTGATCGACCGTCACCGCGCCGTCCTGCCGTCGTGGCTCGCCCTCTACTACGACGAGCCGATCGAGCTCGTGCGCGCCGAGGGCAGGCGCGTCACCGACTCGACGGGCGCCACCTACCTCGACTTCTTCGCCGGCATCCTGACCAACGCCATCGGCTACGACGTCGCCGAGATCAGCGACGCGATCCGCCGCCAGCTCGACACCGGCGTGCTGCACACCTCGACGCTGTACCTGATCCGCGGGCAGGTGGAGCTGGCCGAGAAGATCGCCAAGCTGTCCGGCATCCCGGACGCGAAGGTGTTCTTCACCAACTCCGGCACCGAGGCCAACGAGACTGCGCTGATGCTGGCCACCCAGTTCCGCCGCAGCAACCAGGTCCTGGCGATCCGCAACTCCTACCACGGCCGCGCGTTCGCCACCGTGGGCATCACCGGCAACCGCGGCTGGTCGGCCAGCTCGCTCTCCCCGGTCAAGGTCAGCTACGCCCAGGGCGGATACCGCTACCGCAGTCCGTTCGGTCAGCTGTCCGATGTGGACTACATCCGGGCGTGCGCCGACGACCTCCGGGAAGTGTTGCAGACCACTACTTCCGGCGACGTCGCGTGCATGATCGCCGAGCCCATCCAAGGGGTGGGCGGGTTCTGCGTTCCACCGGACGGATTGTTCAAGGCGTACAAGGAGATCCTCGACGAGTACGGCATCCTGCTGGTCTCCGACGAGGTGCAGACCGGCTGGGGCCGCACGGGCGAGCACTTCTGGGGCATGCAGGCCCACGGCGTCATGCCGGACATGATGACGTTCGCCAAGGGGCTGGGCAACGGCCTGGCCATCGGCGGTCTGGTCGCGCGTCCGGACGTCATGGACTGCCTGACGGCCAACTCGATCTCGACCTTCGGCGGCAACCCGGTGGCCACCGCGGGCGCCAACGCCGTGCTCGACTACATCCTGGACAACGACTTGCAGGCGAACGCGGCCAAGCTCGGGCTGCGCCTGTCCGAGGGGCTCCACGACATCGCCACGCGCAACCCGCTTGTCGGTGATGTCCGGGGCAAGGGGCTGATGATCGGCATCGAGTTCGTGGTGCCGGGAGGGAAGGACCCCAACCCGAAAGCCGCCGTGCGGGTGCTGGAGGAGACGCGTGCGCGCGGACTGCTCGTCGGAAAAGGCGGGCTGCACAACAATGTCATCCGTTTGGCGCCGCCCATGACGCTGACGGAGGACGAAGTCGACGAAGCCCTCGACGTGCTCGGCGAGTCCATCGCCGCGGTGCCGGGCGGGGTGAGCTGA